A window from bacterium encodes these proteins:
- a CDS encoding RluA family pseudouridine synthase, translating into MQITVKHTLTLADYLRALHPDTSKNAHKKLLEHDRVKVNGVVVRLGKTLLQPGDRVEISRKVFRQRLHPELDLLYEDEHLVVLHKKQNLLTIATEKEREKTVYAYLASHVKSQNPENKIFIVHRLDRDASGLLVFARSQTIKRKLQEQFRSHSTTRGYIALVEGRVQPESGTLENHLAENRAYKVYVTGNARHGKLAVTHFRVVRRVAKYSWLEIKTETGRKHQIRVQLAAFGHPIIGDKEYGSTRNPLNRLGLHAHLLGFEHPVTGKRMKFEVEAPLPFRRMFALARPNSTSQPGEPQAGSTSRTRER; encoded by the coding sequence TTGCAGATCACCGTCAAACATACGCTCACGCTCGCTGACTACCTGCGCGCGCTGCATCCGGACACCTCGAAAAACGCCCACAAAAAATTGTTGGAGCATGATCGGGTCAAGGTGAACGGCGTGGTGGTGCGCCTGGGCAAGACGCTGTTGCAGCCCGGCGATCGCGTCGAGATCAGCCGCAAGGTGTTCCGCCAGCGGTTGCACCCGGAGCTTGACCTTCTCTATGAAGACGAGCATCTCGTCGTTTTGCACAAGAAGCAAAACCTGCTCACCATCGCGACGGAGAAGGAACGCGAAAAAACCGTCTATGCCTACCTCGCGTCCCACGTCAAGAGCCAGAATCCCGAAAACAAAATCTTCATCGTGCACCGCCTCGACCGCGACGCCTCCGGCCTGTTGGTGTTCGCGCGCTCGCAGACCATCAAGCGCAAATTGCAGGAGCAGTTTCGCAGTCACTCGACTACACGCGGTTACATTGCATTGGTCGAGGGCCGGGTGCAGCCGGAGTCGGGCACGCTGGAAAACCATCTGGCGGAGAATCGCGCCTACAAAGTCTATGTGACCGGTAATGCCCGGCACGGCAAGCTCGCAGTCACTCACTTTCGCGTTGTGCGCCGCGTGGCAAAGTACTCGTGGCTGGAAATCAAGACGGAAACCGGCCGCAAGCATCAGATTCGCGTGCAGCTCGCCGCCTTTGGCCATCCCATCATCGGCGACAAGGAGTATGGCAGCACGCGCAATCCGCTCAACCGCCTCGGCCTGCATGCCCACCTTCTGGGGTTCGAGCATCCGGTCACCGGGAAGCGGATGAAGTTCGAAGTCGAAGCACCGCTGCCCTTTCGCCGGATGTTTGCGCTCGCGCGTCCCAATTCAACCTCCCAACCGGGCGAGCCGCAGGCAGGTTCTACGAGCAGGACGCGAGAAAGGTAG
- a CDS encoding sulfurtransferase has translation MKQIDPVELHQRQLQGEAIVLLDVREQSEVDHCKIEGALHIPMRAIPHRLVEMNPEDTIVVYCHHGGRSMQVCRFLEQKGFKNVMNLRGGIAQWSQSVDPSVPAY, from the coding sequence ATGAAGCAAATCGATCCAGTGGAATTGCACCAACGCCAACTGCAAGGCGAAGCCATCGTCCTGCTGGATGTCCGCGAGCAGTCTGAAGTGGACCACTGCAAAATCGAGGGCGCCCTCCATATTCCCATGCGCGCCATCCCTCATCGATTGGTGGAAATGAATCCGGAAGACACCATTGTCGTTTATTGCCATCACGGTGGCCGCAGCATGCAGGTCTGCCGCTTTCTCGAACAGAAGGGCTTCAAGAACGTTATGAATCTGCGCGGCGGCATCGCGCAGTGGTCGCAATCCGTTGACCCCTCGGTGCCGGCGTATTGA
- a CDS encoding PDZ domain-containing protein, whose product MVRRTLLVLCWLALGALSVRAQEEARLLRFPAIHENQIVFTYAGDLYTVAATGGLARKLTNHDGYEMFARFSPDGKWIAFTGQYDGNTEVFLVPATGGAPQRLTYTATLGRDDVADRMGPNNIVMAWRGDSKSIVFRSRMRSFNSFIGALFAVTLTGEPAEQLPVPRGGFCSFSPDDKKMAYNRVFREFRTWKKYRGGMADDIWIYDFTTRQTENLTNHPAQDVFPMWAGNRIYFLSDREPHQRMNLYSFDLTTRQTQRLTNNSDFDIKFPALGTNAIVYEYAGDIYRFDLATQQAQKVSIQIADDRLNGRDELRSVSDEVTNYEIAPDGKRALFGAHGEVFTVPAKFGATRNLTNSSGVHERDSKWSPDGKWIAFISDQSGEDEIYLVPQAGGAPTALTQNETTYKYSLLWSPDSKKILWADRKQRLRFVEVQTKTITEVDQSPLWEIREYAWSPDSKWIVYAKPEEESLQRIFIYGLDTKRAQAVTAGWYASGNPAFSSDGKFLLFTSNRDFNPIYSWTEWNHAYQDMERIYLLTLNKEVESPFKPRSDEVEIKADTAKAETGKAAAAKQESKEAAKPQPVVVKIDFDGLLDRLVSLPIKPASYSHLVTVGDQVYYQRKGSMDEKPLLLLYDLKEQKETELGQIDGFEISFDQKKMLVGQQKSYALIDLPKAKIELKDKLDLSGMEMRLNRQQEWRQIYNECWRQMREFFYDPGMHGVDWAAQRDKYAPLVAHVNNRNDLTYLLGELIGELNVGHAYVGGGDRPSVRRIQTGLLGAELERDAASKYYRIKRILRGQNWDKKLRSPLTEIGVKAAEGNYILAVNGKPTNTMTNIFEALLNTVDKQVTLRLNSKPETAGSWETTVVPIGDEADLYYYNWVQNNIKKVSAASNGAVGYLHVPDMGTGGLNEFIKHFYPQLRKQALIVDVRGNGGGNVSPMLIERLRRELVMVDLPRNSRPTPDPYAAFLGPMVCLTDEFSASDGDLFPYRFRKYQLGKLIGKRTWGGVVGIRGPLPLVDGGQFFKPEFASYDTEGREWIIEGRGVEPDIFVDNDPGKEFAGEDEQLNRAIAEVLEQLKTKRATLPLPPPYPKKN is encoded by the coding sequence ATGGTTCGACGCACGCTGTTGGTGTTGTGTTGGCTGGCATTGGGCGCGCTGTCCGTGCGCGCGCAAGAGGAGGCGCGCTTGCTGCGCTTCCCTGCCATTCACGAAAATCAAATTGTGTTCACGTATGCCGGTGATTTGTACACCGTCGCCGCCACCGGTGGCTTGGCGCGCAAACTCACGAATCATGATGGCTACGAAATGTTCGCCCGTTTTTCGCCCGACGGCAAATGGATCGCCTTCACCGGGCAGTACGACGGCAACACCGAAGTCTTTCTGGTGCCCGCGACCGGCGGCGCGCCGCAGCGTTTGACCTATACCGCCACGCTCGGCCGGGATGACGTGGCCGACCGCATGGGGCCCAACAACATCGTGATGGCCTGGCGCGGCGACAGCAAGAGCATCGTGTTCCGTTCGCGCATGCGCTCGTTCAACAGCTTCATCGGCGCGCTGTTTGCCGTGACGCTCACCGGCGAGCCGGCGGAGCAGCTTCCGGTGCCGCGCGGCGGCTTCTGTTCCTTTTCACCGGATGACAAGAAAATGGCGTACAACCGCGTGTTCCGCGAATTCCGCACCTGGAAGAAATACCGCGGCGGCATGGCGGATGATATTTGGATTTACGATTTCACCACCCGGCAGACCGAGAATCTCACCAATCACCCCGCGCAAGACGTGTTCCCCATGTGGGCCGGCAACCGGATCTATTTTCTCTCCGACCGCGAGCCACACCAGCGCATGAACTTGTACAGCTTCGATCTCACCACCCGGCAAACGCAACGTCTGACGAACAACAGTGATTTTGACATCAAGTTTCCGGCGCTGGGCACGAACGCCATCGTTTACGAGTATGCCGGCGACATTTACAGGTTCGACCTCGCCACGCAGCAGGCACAAAAGGTTTCCATTCAAATCGCCGATGACCGCCTCAATGGCCGCGACGAGCTGCGCAGCGTGAGCGACGAAGTGACGAATTACGAAATTGCGCCGGACGGCAAGCGCGCGCTGTTCGGCGCCCATGGCGAAGTGTTCACCGTGCCGGCGAAATTCGGCGCCACCCGCAATCTCACCAACAGCTCGGGCGTGCATGAGCGTGATTCCAAATGGTCGCCGGACGGCAAATGGATCGCCTTCATCTCCGACCAATCCGGCGAAGATGAGATTTACCTTGTGCCGCAGGCCGGCGGCGCACCCACTGCGCTCACCCAAAACGAGACGACCTACAAGTACAGTCTGCTGTGGTCGCCCGACAGCAAGAAGATCCTGTGGGCTGACCGCAAACAGCGCCTGCGCTTCGTGGAAGTGCAAACCAAAACCATCACTGAAGTCGATCAATCGCCCCTGTGGGAAATTCGCGAGTATGCCTGGTCGCCGGACAGCAAGTGGATCGTGTATGCCAAGCCCGAAGAAGAGAGCCTGCAACGCATTTTCATTTACGGCCTGGATACCAAACGCGCGCAGGCGGTGACCGCAGGCTGGTATGCTTCGGGAAATCCCGCCTTCAGCAGCGACGGCAAGTTTTTGCTGTTTACCTCGAATCGCGATTTCAATCCCATTTACAGTTGGACGGAATGGAATCACGCCTATCAGGACATGGAGCGCATCTATCTGCTCACGCTGAACAAGGAGGTGGAATCGCCTTTCAAGCCGCGCAGCGATGAAGTCGAGATCAAAGCCGACACCGCCAAAGCCGAAACCGGCAAGGCCGCGGCCGCCAAGCAGGAGAGCAAAGAAGCCGCCAAGCCGCAGCCGGTGGTGGTCAAGATCGATTTCGACGGCCTGTTGGACCGGCTCGTGTCGCTACCGATCAAGCCGGCGAGCTACTCGCATCTGGTGACGGTGGGCGATCAAGTTTACTACCAGCGCAAAGGCAGCATGGACGAAAAGCCGCTGCTGTTGCTGTATGATCTCAAGGAGCAGAAGGAAACCGAGCTTGGCCAGATCGACGGTTTCGAAATTTCCTTCGATCAAAAGAAGATGCTGGTGGGCCAGCAGAAGAGCTACGCCCTCATCGATCTGCCCAAGGCCAAAATCGAGTTGAAGGATAAGCTCGATCTGAGCGGGATGGAGATGCGGTTGAACCGGCAGCAGGAGTGGCGGCAGATTTACAACGAGTGCTGGCGCCAGATGCGGGAATTTTTCTATGATCCCGGTATGCACGGCGTGGACTGGGCGGCGCAGCGCGACAAGTACGCGCCGTTGGTTGCCCATGTGAATAACCGCAATGATCTCACGTATCTGCTCGGCGAGCTGATCGGCGAGCTGAACGTCGGCCATGCTTATGTCGGTGGCGGCGACCGGCCCAGCGTCCGCCGCATTCAAACCGGGCTGTTGGGCGCCGAGCTGGAGCGCGATGCCGCTTCGAAGTACTACCGGATCAAGCGCATTCTGCGCGGCCAGAATTGGGACAAGAAGCTGCGCTCACCACTCACTGAAATCGGCGTGAAAGCCGCGGAGGGCAACTACATTCTGGCGGTGAACGGTAAGCCCACCAACACCATGACCAACATCTTCGAGGCCCTGCTCAATACCGTGGACAAGCAGGTGACGCTGCGCTTGAATTCCAAACCGGAGACGGCCGGCAGTTGGGAAACCACGGTGGTGCCGATCGGCGATGAAGCGGATTTGTACTACTACAACTGGGTGCAGAACAACATCAAGAAAGTCAGCGCAGCCAGCAACGGCGCGGTGGGCTATCTGCATGTGCCGGACATGGGCACGGGCGGCCTGAATGAATTCATCAAACATTTCTATCCGCAACTGCGCAAGCAGGCGTTGATCGTCGACGTGCGCGGCAATGGTGGCGGCAATGTCTCGCCGATGTTGATCGAGCGCCTGCGGCGCGAGTTGGTGATGGTGGATCTGCCGCGCAACTCCCGCCCGACGCCGGATCCCTACGCCGCCTTCCTCGGGCCGATGGTGTGTTTGACTGACGAGTTTTCGGCCTCCGACGGCGATCTGTTTCCCTACCGTTTCCGCAAATATCAACTCGGCAAGCTGATCGGCAAGCGCACTTGGGGCGGCGTGGTCGGCATTCGCGGCCCGTTGCCGCTGGTGGATGGCGGCCAATTCTTCAAGCCGGAATTTGCGAGCTATGATACTGAGGGCCGGGAGTGGATCATCGAAGGCCGCGGCGTGGAGCCCGACATCTTCGTGGACAACGACCCCGGCAAGGAATTCGCCGGCGAGGACGAACAATTGAACCGGGCGATTGCGGAAGTGTTGGAACAATTGAAAACCAAGCGTGCCACGCTGCCGCTGCCGCCGCCGTATCCGAAAAAGAACTGA
- a CDS encoding prolipoprotein diacylglyceryl transferase has translation MFPKLFEIGPLTIHSFGVMAALGFLAGGYLLEKEFVRTKLPKDDAGLLVLAAFLGGMIGAKLYFLIEHPYLLKEDFWGNVLSGAGLVWYGGFIGGFAAVVALTLQRRLPLLHIADLFAPVLALGQAFGRMGCFLSGDGDYGPPSDLPWAMRFTEGVVPTRHNAELQNLYAQMHPNAPIPDDIAVHPTMLYDLVILLISFAILWRLRRQAWPAGTRFALYLMLIGAGRFFTEFWRMTPKHHFGLLSDAQLISLLLMTAGVALLLVRRGKPAFKSTAATPSLR, from the coding sequence ATGTTCCCCAAACTTTTCGAGATTGGTCCGCTCACGATTCACAGCTTCGGTGTGATGGCGGCGCTCGGCTTTCTCGCCGGCGGCTATTTGTTGGAGAAGGAATTCGTGCGCACGAAACTGCCGAAAGACGATGCCGGCCTGCTGGTGCTGGCGGCTTTTCTGGGCGGCATGATCGGCGCGAAGCTCTATTTTCTGATCGAACATCCCTATCTTCTCAAGGAAGATTTTTGGGGCAATGTTTTATCCGGCGCCGGCCTGGTGTGGTATGGCGGGTTCATCGGCGGCTTTGCCGCGGTGGTTGCGCTGACGTTGCAGCGCAGGCTGCCGCTGCTGCACATCGCCGATCTGTTCGCGCCGGTGCTGGCGCTCGGCCAGGCCTTTGGCCGCATGGGCTGCTTTCTCTCGGGCGACGGTGATTACGGCCCGCCTTCGGATTTGCCCTGGGCCATGCGCTTTACTGAGGGGGTCGTGCCCACGCGCCACAACGCGGAGCTGCAAAATCTCTATGCGCAAATGCACCCGAACGCGCCGATTCCGGACGACATTGCCGTGCATCCCACCATGTTGTATGATCTCGTGATTTTGCTGATCAGCTTTGCCATTTTGTGGCGGCTGCGGCGGCAGGCCTGGCCGGCCGGCACGCGCTTCGCGCTTTATCTCATGTTGATCGGCGCCGGCCGCTTCTTCACCGAATTCTGGCGGATGACGCCCAAGCATCATTTCGGGTTGCTTTCGGACGCACAATTGATCAGCCTGCTGCTCATGACCGCCGGTGTGGCGTTGCTGCTGGTGCGGCGGGGTAAGCCGGCCTTCAAGTCCACGGCTGCAACGCCGTCGCTGCGCTGA